The Acidimicrobiales bacterium genome includes a window with the following:
- a CDS encoding DUF167 domain-containing protein yields the protein MFRDLFDYTAGENDESGVAVLRLHVQPGAGRTAIVGRHGDAVKVRVAAPPEGGRANDAVVALIASTFDVKLAQVTLLSGQSSRAKRVQIDGVAEADVERLLELAMEDAGRGGKRR from the coding sequence ATGTTTCGCGACCTGTTCGACTACACCGCCGGAGAGAACGACGAATCGGGCGTCGCCGTCCTGCGGCTGCACGTGCAGCCGGGCGCCGGACGCACGGCGATCGTGGGCCGCCACGGCGACGCGGTGAAGGTGCGCGTGGCGGCGCCGCCCGAAGGCGGGCGCGCCAACGACGCGGTGGTCGCGCTCATCGCGTCGACCTTCGACGTGAAGCTGGCGCAGGTCACGCTGCTCAGTGGACAGTCCAGCCGGGCCAAGCGGGTGCAGATCGACGGCGTCGCCGAAGCCGACGTCGAGCGGCTGCTCGAACTCGCCATGGAGGACGCCGGGCGCGGCGGAAAACGCCGCTAG
- a CDS encoding acyltransferase family protein gives MLSDARVQRSERAPLRADVQGLRAVAVLLVLGAHVFGFPRGGFIGVDVFFVISGYLITGLLSRELDRSGRVSIRDFYARRARRILPMAVLVLVATVVGAHVIFTSLRAHQTTVDAWWAFGFLANVHFASIGTNYFAAHRAQSAVQQYWSLAVEEQFYLVWPWVLFVTFAVARRARLRRSTAVIAGVSFVLVALSFAASVHLTKLDPAGSYFSAFTRAWELGIGALASIIQPAALRITPRVRAAGAWVGLAGIAIAALAISDATPFPGWAAAAPVVATAVVLLAADPRGGVGERFALGSAPSLYLGKISYSLYLWHWPAIIFATAYYPHSTHKAELIALVGALALSAASNTLLEEPIRHSLWLSKKPQGWVRPRRRGLGELIADNERVALRFAAAAVALAIWFAWALVNTGGSTNVAATTPAAAVDPALDAAAPSTTLATEADPLQALIKSSLLATSWGPLTPSLDALPKAGAPEMIHDNCLSTNAANEARCSYGSPAAPHVAVLLGDSIAASYMPGIRGALKETDWRIQMLTLKSCAMVDTPMQVSDTHKWENKDCTAHHAWALHEVQRINPELVIMASNHEEANQILGAGPQGSAQNFSRWHDALVHTLQEVTAPGRRVVVIGAPPRSGNLQECVTRVSKPQDCNGVLSDDWLAVRRAEQTAAVGPGVTYVDPEDWFCYHATCPAVIGSTPVYWDGIHITAAYSRTLAPELAKPLLGT, from the coding sequence TTGCTGTCGGACGCGCGCGTCCAGCGCTCCGAGCGCGCGCCGCTGCGCGCTGACGTGCAAGGCCTGCGGGCCGTGGCGGTGCTGCTCGTGCTTGGTGCCCACGTGTTCGGCTTTCCGCGCGGCGGCTTCATCGGCGTCGACGTTTTCTTCGTCATTTCCGGTTATCTGATCACCGGGCTGCTGAGTCGAGAACTCGACCGTTCTGGCCGCGTCTCCATCCGGGACTTCTACGCCCGCCGCGCCCGGCGCATCCTGCCGATGGCGGTCTTGGTGCTGGTCGCCACCGTCGTCGGTGCCCACGTCATCTTCACGTCGCTGCGGGCGCACCAGACCACTGTCGACGCTTGGTGGGCATTCGGCTTTCTCGCCAACGTGCACTTCGCGTCGATCGGTACGAACTACTTCGCGGCGCACCGCGCCCAGTCGGCCGTACAGCAGTACTGGTCGCTGGCGGTCGAGGAGCAGTTCTATCTCGTGTGGCCGTGGGTGCTCTTCGTCACCTTCGCCGTCGCCCGACGCGCACGTCTTCGACGTTCGACCGCTGTCATCGCCGGCGTCAGCTTCGTACTCGTCGCGCTGTCGTTCGCCGCCAGCGTGCACCTGACCAAGCTCGACCCCGCCGGCAGCTACTTCTCTGCGTTCACCCGCGCGTGGGAGTTGGGCATCGGTGCGCTTGCGTCGATCATCCAGCCCGCCGCGCTGCGCATTACGCCGCGCGTGCGCGCCGCGGGCGCATGGGTCGGACTCGCCGGCATCGCGATCGCGGCGCTGGCCATCAGCGATGCGACGCCGTTCCCCGGATGGGCCGCCGCCGCGCCGGTCGTCGCCACGGCCGTTGTGCTGCTCGCCGCCGATCCGCGCGGCGGAGTGGGTGAGCGCTTCGCGTTGGGCAGCGCGCCGTCGCTTTACCTCGGCAAGATTTCGTACTCGCTATATCTGTGGCACTGGCCGGCGATCATCTTCGCGACGGCGTACTACCCGCACTCCACGCACAAAGCCGAGTTGATCGCGCTCGTGGGCGCGTTGGCGTTGTCGGCCGCGAGCAACACGCTGCTCGAAGAGCCGATCCGCCACTCGCTGTGGCTGTCGAAGAAGCCGCAGGGATGGGTCCGGCCCCGCCGGCGGGGACTCGGCGAACTCATCGCAGACAACGAGCGGGTCGCGTTGCGCTTCGCCGCAGCTGCCGTCGCGCTCGCAATCTGGTTCGCCTGGGCGCTCGTGAACACCGGTGGGTCCACGAACGTTGCGGCGACGACTCCGGCCGCCGCCGTCGATCCCGCGCTCGACGCGGCCGCGCCGTCGACCACGCTTGCGACCGAGGCCGATCCGTTGCAGGCGTTGATCAAGTCGTCGCTGCTGGCGACGTCGTGGGGGCCGCTGACGCCGTCGCTCGACGCGTTGCCGAAGGCGGGCGCGCCCGAGATGATCCACGACAACTGCCTCAGTACCAACGCGGCGAACGAGGCGCGGTGCTCGTACGGCAGCCCGGCGGCGCCGCACGTCGCAGTGTTGCTCGGCGACAGCATCGCCGCCAGTTACATGCCGGGCATTCGCGGCGCGCTCAAGGAGACCGACTGGCGCATTCAGATGCTGACGTTGAAGTCGTGCGCCATGGTCGACACGCCGATGCAGGTCTCCGACACCCATAAGTGGGAGAACAAGGACTGCACTGCGCACCACGCCTGGGCCCTGCACGAGGTGCAGCGCATCAACCCTGAACTCGTGATCATGGCAAGCAACCACGAAGAGGCGAACCAGATCCTCGGCGCGGGCCCGCAGGGCAGCGCACAGAACTTCAGCCGGTGGCACGACGCGCTGGTGCACACGCTCCAGGAAGTGACCGCTCCCGGTCGTCGCGTCGTGGTGATCGGTGCGCCGCCCCGCTCCGGAAACCTCCAGGAGTGCGTCACGCGGGTGAGCAAACCGCAGGACTGCAACGGTGTGCTGTCCGACGACTGGCTGGCCGTACGGCGCGCCGAGCAAACCGCTGCCGTCGGACCCGGTGTCACATACGTCGACCCTGAGGACTGGTTCTGCTACCACGCGACGTGCCCGGCGGTCATCGGAAGCACACCCGTCTACTGGGACGGCATCCACATCACGGCGGCGTATTCGCGCACGCTTGCCCCCGAACTGGCGAAACCGCTCTTGGGGACGTAG
- a CDS encoding TraR/DksA C4-type zinc finger protein produces the protein MAVAKKAAAKAPAKSAAAKSTTATKKAPAKATATKAPAKAPAKKAPAPVAKKAAPAKKAAPAKAPSPAKAAAPAPAKAAAPAPAKRPKKVVLDKWQEKQKELLLAEKAEYLEQARLLRDEADELMREAEPGDVQFDDESGEGGTLAIDRERDLALASQAISITEEIDDALRKLERGTYGTCESCGQNIVKARLEALPYARQCVACKTGGLSRR, from the coding sequence ATGGCTGTAGCAAAGAAGGCGGCGGCGAAGGCGCCGGCGAAGTCGGCGGCGGCCAAGAGCACCACCGCCACCAAAAAGGCGCCGGCCAAGGCCACCGCAACCAAGGCGCCGGCGAAGGCGCCGGCCAAGAAGGCCCCGGCGCCCGTCGCCAAGAAGGCTGCGCCCGCGAAGAAGGCCGCGCCGGCAAAGGCGCCCTCTCCGGCGAAAGCGGCCGCTCCGGCGCCGGCCAAGGCGGCCGCTCCGGCGCCCGCCAAGCGGCCCAAGAAGGTCGTGCTCGACAAGTGGCAGGAAAAGCAGAAGGAACTGCTGCTCGCCGAAAAGGCCGAATACCTCGAGCAGGCGCGCCTGCTGCGTGACGAGGCCGACGAGCTGATGCGCGAGGCCGAGCCGGGCGACGTGCAGTTCGACGACGAGTCGGGCGAAGGCGGCACGCTCGCCATCGACCGTGAGCGTGACTTGGCGCTGGCGTCGCAGGCGATCAGCATCACCGAGGAAATCGACGACGCGCTGCGCAAGCTCGAACGGGGCACGTACGGCACGTGCGAGTCGTGCGGCCAGAACATCGTGAAGGCCCGCCTCGAAGCGTTGCCGTACGCGCGCCAGTGCGTTGCGTGCAAGACCGGCGGACTGTCACGTCGCTGA
- the lspA gene encoding signal peptidase II, whose amino-acid sequence MQDRRTVTSLTPPADTSSVPRAGVPLRRRVSAAIVLGVAVGSVVVDQITKSIAEHSLADGPVRLVLGARLVLTYNSGAAFSVGAGRSVVFTVLASLTISVLTAYAIWTRHRVAQAIAFGLVIGGAAGNLVDRLFRANGGRVIDFVEIARWWPVFNWADASLFCGVALLLLLSFFEGGNERHRS is encoded by the coding sequence GTGCAAGACCGGCGGACTGTCACGTCGCTGACGCCGCCGGCGGATACGTCGTCGGTGCCGCGGGCTGGCGTGCCGCTGCGGCGGCGTGTCTCGGCGGCGATTGTTCTCGGGGTGGCCGTCGGCTCGGTGGTCGTCGATCAGATCACCAAGTCGATCGCCGAGCATTCGCTGGCCGACGGGCCGGTGCGCCTGGTGCTCGGTGCGCGGCTCGTGCTGACGTACAACTCGGGCGCGGCGTTCAGCGTCGGTGCGGGGCGCAGCGTGGTGTTCACCGTGCTGGCGTCGCTCACCATTTCGGTACTGACCGCGTATGCGATCTGGACGCGCCATCGGGTGGCGCAGGCGATCGCGTTCGGGCTCGTTATCGGCGGTGCCGCCGGGAACCTCGTCGACCGGTTGTTCCGCGCCAACGGCGGTCGGGTGATCGACTTCGTCGAGATCGCTCGGTGGTGGCCCGTGTTCAACTGGGCTGACGCGTCGCTGTTCTGCGGCGTGGCGTTGCTGTTGCTGTTGAGCTTCTTCGAGGGCGGCAATGAACGTCACCGTTCCTGA
- a CDS encoding RluA family pseudouridine synthase, with protein sequence MNVTVPDALAGERLDRIVALEADVTRTVATDMVTSGAVTLNGRVVTKGSTRVAGGDVITAEVAALADVGIVPEPDVAFSVVYEDDDIVVIDKPAGLVVHPGAGRDRGTLVHGLVARYPEIALVGEPERPGIVHRLDAGTSGLMVVARTERARQELVEMLGAREVARQYCALAWGVIEGDEGLIDAPIGRSERERTKMAIVADGREARTRFYVRARFTSPAPVTLLECHLETGRTHQIRVHLASIKHPVVGDTRYGRARPAIPCARPFLHAERLAFAHPITGEELAFDSALPADLAAVLARLS encoded by the coding sequence ATGAACGTCACCGTTCCTGACGCCCTCGCCGGCGAGCGCCTCGACCGCATCGTCGCCCTCGAAGCCGACGTCACCCGCACCGTCGCCACCGACATGGTCACGTCGGGCGCTGTGACCCTCAACGGGCGCGTCGTCACCAAAGGCAGCACGCGTGTGGCCGGGGGTGATGTGATCACCGCGGAGGTGGCGGCGCTGGCCGACGTCGGCATCGTTCCCGAACCTGACGTCGCGTTCAGCGTCGTCTACGAAGACGACGACATCGTCGTCATCGACAAGCCGGCGGGCCTCGTCGTGCACCCCGGCGCCGGTCGCGACCGCGGCACGCTGGTGCACGGCCTCGTGGCCCGCTACCCGGAAATCGCGTTGGTGGGCGAGCCTGAGCGGCCCGGCATCGTGCACCGCCTCGACGCCGGCACGTCGGGACTCATGGTCGTGGCCCGCACCGAGCGGGCGCGCCAGGAACTCGTCGAGATGCTCGGGGCGCGCGAGGTGGCGCGGCAGTACTGCGCGTTGGCGTGGGGTGTGATCGAGGGCGACGAGGGCCTGATCGACGCGCCGATCGGCCGCTCCGAACGTGAGCGCACGAAGATGGCGATCGTGGCCGACGGCCGTGAGGCACGCACCCGTTTCTACGTTCGGGCCCGATTCACGTCGCCAGCGCCGGTGACGCTGCTCGAGTGTCATCTCGAGACGGGACGCACGCACCAGATTCGGGTGCACCTCGCCTCGATCAAGCATCCGGTGGTCGGTGACACCCGCTACGGCCGGGCGCGTCCGGCGATCCCGTGTGCGCGACCGTTCCTCCACGCCGAGCGGTTGGCGTTCGCCCATCCGATCACGGGCGAGGAACTCGCCTTCGACTCCGCGCTGCCGGCGGATCTCGCCGCCGTGCTGGCACGGCTCAGCTAG
- a CDS encoding Rrf2 family transcriptional regulator: MKVSTRGDYASRALLSLALHDDAGPTSVRDIAERTGLPQPYLEQILLALKGAGLVRSKRGVGGGYVLARPAAEITLGQIVSAVDGPITAGDFGEPHQNGACDHEGQCVLLGVWADVGRTMRTYLDSYTLEQMVDAARGKAVAPAPS, translated from the coding sequence GTGAAGGTTTCGACGCGGGGCGACTACGCCAGCCGAGCTTTGTTGAGCCTCGCGTTGCACGACGACGCCGGCCCTACCTCGGTGCGCGACATCGCGGAGCGCACCGGCTTGCCCCAGCCCTATCTCGAGCAAATCCTCCTCGCGCTCAAGGGCGCCGGACTCGTGCGCTCGAAGCGGGGGGTCGGCGGGGGCTACGTGTTGGCCCGGCCGGCGGCGGAGATCACGCTCGGCCAGATCGTGTCGGCGGTCGACGGGCCGATCACCGCCGGCGACTTCGGCGAGCCGCACCAGAACGGCGCCTGCGATCACGAGGGCCAGTGCGTGCTGCTCGGGGTGTGGGCCGACGTCGGCCGCACGATGCGCACCTACCTCGACAGCTACACCCTCGAGCAAATGGTCGACGCCGCCCGCGGCAAAGCCGTCGCGCCCGCTCCTAGCTGA
- a CDS encoding proteasome activator: protein MSNPEDPTAGPPRLEVVEPPSEEVAETETVSQPAKLMRIGSMLKQLLDEARAAPLDEKARVRLREIYETSVHELAQGMSSDLQGELASLALPFDSEAPSDAELRVAQAQLVGWLEGLFHGIQATLFAQQMAARNELENMRRPQLARGPDGAERPGTYL from the coding sequence ATGTCGAACCCCGAAGACCCCACTGCGGGCCCACCCCGCCTCGAGGTCGTCGAGCCGCCTTCGGAGGAGGTGGCCGAGACCGAAACGGTCAGCCAACCCGCCAAGCTCATGCGCATCGGCTCGATGCTCAAGCAGCTGCTCGACGAAGCGCGCGCCGCGCCGCTCGACGAGAAGGCGCGCGTCCGGTTGCGCGAGATCTACGAGACCTCCGTACACGAACTGGCTCAGGGCATGTCGTCGGACCTCCAAGGCGAACTGGCCAGCCTGGCGCTGCCCTTCGACAGCGAAGCGCCGTCCGACGCCGAGTTGCGCGTCGCCCAGGCACAGCTCGTCGGCTGGCTCGAGGGCTTGTTCCACGGCATCCAGGCGACGCTGTTCGCCCAGCAGATGGCGGCGCGCAACGAGCTCGAGAACATGCGCCGGCCGCAGCTGGCACGCGGCCCCGACGGCGCCGAGCGCCCCGGCACGTACCTGTAG